The Hypanus sabinus isolate sHypSab1 chromosome 2, sHypSab1.hap1, whole genome shotgun sequence DNA segment acctcacacatcagcattaaactccatctgtcatcgttcagatcactcttctaactggcctaaatctctctacaaactttgaaaacctacttcattgtccacaacgccacctaccttagtatcatctgcatacttactaatccaatttacatgaccttccacgcacaaatccaggttgactgttcctaatcagaccctgtctatccggaTAATTTTATATAGCATTTCTAATAATATTTTCCGTTAATTTACTCACCAGTGACGTCAAACCagtaggcctataattgctaggtttacacttaaaccctttttaaacaatgaacccacatgagcaatatgctaaTTGTCCgacaccatccctgtttctaatgacatctgaaatatttctgtcagagcccctgctatttctatactAACCTCCCACAAGATCCCAGAAAATATTCTGTCAGgaaccggagatttatccacttttatattccttaaaagcgccagtacttcctcctctttaatcgtcatagtttccataactttcctACTTGTTTCCTTTGGCTTAcaaaattcaatatccttctccttagtgaataccgaagaaaggaaattgttcaaaatctcccccgtcTCTTTCGGCTCTGATTctgtaagggaccaattttatccctcactatccttttgccgttaatataactgtagaaacccttcggatttagtttcaccttacttgccaaagcaacctcgtatcatctttcagcttttctaatttattttttaagattcttcttacattgtttatattcctcgagcacctcatttactccaagctgcctatatttattgtagacatATCtccttttcctaaccaagtttccaatatcccttgaaaaccatggctctatcaaacttttaacctttcctttcaacctaacaggaacataaagtttCCGTACCCTCAAAATATCAACTTTAAATGACCgacatttctctattacatccttcccatgaaacaaattgtcccaatccactccttctaaatcctttcgcatctcctcaaagttagcctttcttcaatcaaaaatatcaaccctgggtccagtcctatccttctccatactTTAAAGTGGAAACCCTGAAGAATAAAGTTAAGAGAAAAGGTGAGGATATATAAGGCCCTTACAACATTAGACAAACGaacaaaagtaaaacaaaatctaCATGAAATtcgcccacagtgttgtgccgaccatgtaatctactctagaaaatggctagaatttccctagcacatagccctctatttttcctaaTTCCgtttacctatctaagagtctcttaaaagaccctattgcaacAGCCTCTAACACCACCGGTGGCAGTGCGTTcaaggcacccaccattctctgtgtgaaaaacctacatCTGACATCCCCcgtgtatctacttccaagcaccttaaaaatgtgtGTTAGCAATTTCGGTACtgagaaaagcctctggctatccacacgatcaatgtctctcattatcgcATAAACAtgtatcaggtcagctctcagtctcctttgctctaaggagaaaaggtcaaattcactcaacgtattctcataaggtatactctctaatccaggcaacatccttctgaatttcttTTGCACTCTTTCTACAGTATCCACactcttcctgtaatgaggtgacagAAACTaaacagagtactccaagtggggtggaACAATGATCTTATATAGCTCCAACATTACCTTACGGCTCTTCAACTCAGTCCCGATGCTGATGAATGTCAAAACACCAGGCACCCTCTTAACAAAaattgtcaacctgtgcagcaggtttgagtgccctatggacacgGATCCCTTTagctcgctgatcctccacactgcaagagtcttaccatgaatattgtattctgtcttcaattTTGACCGACAAATaggaaccacttcatacttatttGAATTGagctccatcttccacttctcagcccagttctgcatcctcgTAATGTCTCGCTGTCACCCATGGTAATCCTTCAGACTATCCACAATACAGCAAACTTTTTTTTGTCATTAACATACTTACTAATCAGCCTTTCAATTTCAATATCCAGGTCAGGATACGAAGCACAAAGAACAGTGGTTCCAAAACAGATTCTGCAGAATACTGCGGGTCTCTGTCTGActtgcagaatatgaaccatctgtaAACGACGCTTTCCCTCCTGTGTACAAGTTGATTCTGGAACCACATAGCAAAGTCCaagtggatcccatgcctccttaatttgtAAATATTTGCATGGgaaaacttatcaaatgccttactgaaatccatatacactacatccactgttcaACATTCATCAGCGTGTTTTGTTAAATCCTCGAACTATTCTATtaagctcgtaaggcatgacctgcaaaGCCTCTCTCAATGTTCGCTTGGAATTGCTTTGTTAGCCATAGTTGTGTCATTTGGCTTTTAGACTATCTcattctctttgggatgtatacatcCTTTTTCTTCCGAGTTGCTTCcataaattccagccattgctacccTGCTGTCATTCTTGTCAGTGTTCGTTCCCAATGAATACTAGCCAACTCCTATTTCATGCTTCATTAATCCCTATGTAATGCAATGTAATACTGATATGTATGTCTTTGGGTTTTATCGAGCTGCAATTGATTTAATAACCTAATTTCGTCAAATTTAGTAATTAGATGGCAGGTTTAGAGGAAGACAACTATAAAGTAGACCGAGAGAGTCCCTCATGTttattttgaaaacgccggttgtTTTCATTTTCCTTTCTTGATAGATAATGATTATAGTACGCTAGCTTCATCACATTTTGTAGGAATTACACTAATATTAAGTGTAGTTTATGGATATCCCAGCGAAGGTGGGGCCTTTACAGAACAGGcggtttgcacttgaactggagggtGTCTattatcctggcgggaaggtttgcaatgctgcacggtggggattaaactggagttgcagaaGTATGGGAACCAGAGCGCCAGAACAGTTAGGAGAGAGGCAGTAGAGGtaaatgttggtaagacctcaggcaAAGTTAGGAATCGAAAGGTTGGAGCATACGGCAGAATTCTACCAGCATATTCTCtgtggtgctttggatttccagcatctgcggactttctcgtgtttatgattaGTCATAATCTGTCGCTTTGTGTTTTCGTCCAGAGTGATTACGATAATAAAACACTTCGGTGCAAAATTACAAAGCAGCAATCCAAATCCCGAGTCCCGGAAGGCAAATACTTCACTCCTATTTCCCGTGAGGGCTCACGAAGGCCGGATTAAACATTAAAACTGACTGCTCCAGCTAAATAGACCACGTTTTGCCCTGTCCCTGTCTCGTGCTGATACTCCAGTCTCCATTGCCATCACTCTTTCCACGCGTCCAATCCATCCATCCACACACCAGCCTCATCATTCTCAGTTCCCTTTCCCTCCTACCTTTCCTTCATTTATTCCATGCTTCAGCATCTTATCCTGATAGATTCCATCATCCCCGTTAAAACTCCCACCTTACTCCTCCCAGCCTCTgacaccattcccactctccacAATTCCACCTGTCTTTCGCGCGTGAATCTGGTTAATCCTTCCCTTGATCCCTTTCTTATACTCTCACACAGGCTATCTTCCTTCTGTCTTTTTGGTTAGTAGCGGAAGCGACGCAACTGTACATTTCTCTCCCAGATCAGTTCGACTTCATGAGTTCATCTAGCAGTTTATCTGTTGATCTAAATTCGTCTGATAAATATTTACTAAAGCAATTCTAGGCGTGACGGATTGCAGTGAAAAGTTTAGATTGGCGAAGATGGAATTCAGCTCCTTGGAGCAAAGTAGATCAGGAAAAGTTCTGTAACAGCATATTATCATCTATGGTGGAGAAAAGGGAAGCTTACAGAGGCTACATACATCACCAAATGATTCTAGTTGAGACATGGGTTACTGATCTTGACCAGGCAGAGAACTGGTGCATTCAATACTCAGACACGATTGTTATTGTCCTGTTATTGTCCTGAAACGGAATACATGAACATACAAATCAAAACAGTGGCACACTTAACCGTTTATTGATTAAAATTGTCACTAACTCTCGCAAAGAAATTGATTGCATCCTGTGCAAAATTGTATTCATAGTAAACTACTTATTTCCAACTGCAAGTAAACGCGTCATTAAATTCAGAGTCAATTGTTGCAATCATAAACGCGTTATCAAACCACAAGACATATTGATGTATATCTTTTAAACATTCCGCTCTTCCTACTTTACCCATAATGTActtctttgtgtttttttccGGAAAGATTACGATAATATAACACTTCGGTGCAAAAATGCAAAACAGCAATCCAAAACTGGAGGCCAGGATGGCAAACACTTCAACCGCCACCGTGTATTTCCCAGGAGAACTCACAGAGGCCGGAATAAAAGTGACCCAAACCGCACAAAAAATGAGCATGCTGAACGTTATACATTTTGCCTCGTTGAAGTTATCTGGCAGCTTCCGTGCAAGAAAGGCCAAGACAAAAGAGATACACGATAACAGGGCGATATATCCCGACGCCGAGTAGAAGGCTGCAGATGATCCTGTGTCACATTCTAAAATTATCGTCTCGCGGTAATATTTGATGTTGATCACTGGGAAAGGAGGCTCAATGAGCAGCCAAAGCACACATATTAAACACTGCACGGCCGCCAAGACGAAGACACTTATCCTCTGTTGTCTGGGACCAAACCATTTCATCCAGTTATTGCTGGGATGATTTGCCTTAAATGCCGTCAGCACCAGGATCGTTTTAACCAGAACACACGAGATACACAGAACAAACGAGACACCAAATGCTGTGCGGCGTAATACACAAGACCATACTGACGGTTTGCCAATGAATGTGACTGAGCACAAGAAACAGCAGCTTAACGCAAATAGAAGGAGGAAACTCAGCTCAGAATTGTTAGCTTTAACCAGAGGTGTGTCTCGATGTCGAAAGAAGATACCCGCTGTGAGACCAGATATGCACACTCCTACCAGAGAGATAATCGTTAATACCATGCCCAGGATTTCGTTAAACGACAAATACTCTATGTTCTTCGGGATGCATTGATCTTTCCGTTCGTTAGACCAAAACATCGGAGGACACTTGATGCATTCTGTAGAGTCTAATAAAAACAAATTCCGTCATTACATGGTTGAGAAAGATGTGTTAAGAAAATTAGTGCAATTGCCATACTTCAACATATATTTCCGCTCACCAGAAGTGTTACTAATTTCTCCATCCGCACAGGAAGCGCAGTCGAAACAACAGATAGGTTGTCCTTTCCTGGCCGCTTTTCTTGTTCCAGGGGAACAACTTTCAGAACACACTGCCCGGGGAATCTTAAAGAAAGGAACACAGGCAATATTTTATTTCCTATTTCGAATGGAGCTCGTTGCCCTGCTACTGAGTGGAGCTCTTTTGTGACCCAGACTGGGGTAGCAATATGAATGTGTACTTTTTCATTAAAATTCTGTGTAAAGAAGCTCGTAATTGTGTAACAGTCTTATGCTGCAAATGATCAACCTGCTTTCTAATTCATTGGAAACTCCGTAGAAAATTCACAAGCTTTTCCGTGTTCGTGTATATTATTTTCAGAAAATATTTTAACTTTTCACAGCTACTTTACTATTATTAGAAGAAGGATGTCAAATGTTAGCCAGTGCAAGATAGAACTGAgagctgagaaagagagaggatcCAATTATGGCCGATCTGATGGACAGCAATTTGTGTGTCTGAGTCGGTGTCGCCAATCTGTACCATTCAGGGGTTTCACATCCTCCCCGAGTCCGAATGATCCACTGATCCGTGGCATCACAAAGCTGGAAAGCACCACTGTTGCCCACAACCAGATGTTCAGGTACCAATAACTGCAAAGGAAGACGGAAGGTGTGGCGAGAGAGCCAATTGGGGAAAAAGAATTCTTCGCTTTCTTTTCAGTATCAAACTAGATCTGTAACCTGAGTAACTATTTCTTGCAAGCTTGTGCAATTTAAGTTTGAAGTAAGTAAATATAGTTGAAAGTTTTACCAAATACATTTAACGTCATTATATTTGACGCTGCGCTGGAATTTAATCCACATGATCAACGTGGCGACTAGGTTCAAATAGACTCCCAGCCCCTTTATTGTTTTGATAGCATTATTTTCATTCGTTATACTATCCATTATAGCATGGATAATTAAGATTTAACAGTTAACTAAATTGGCCACTTTTAAAAAGTAACCATACCTCACGTTTACCACCGCTCCAGACAATGTGACGTGGGTTCAGCTCAAGTTCTTCACCCGGAGGCGCTGATCCATTGTAATATCCAACTTTCCGAACTTCCAGGCTACCGTCCGAATTCATTTGCCAGTTTACAATGTCATAAGCGGCTGTTGGATTTCCTTCTTCATCAAAATGCACCTTCTCCCCAACTTGCGTCGTGAAGGAAATTGATTTCATGTAATAGAGGAGCTAAAATAAATTCCAAGAGAATTTCTAACGGTTATTATCGAGAAGAAACGAAATTGTCTTTAAAAAATTATCGCCAAATAACGATATCTGTGGCATGAATTAGCAAGTTTGTTTCTACTGAGAATGACCGAGTGATGCAACACAGACAAACTGTCTAAGATCCAAAATGCCATGCTAATCATAACACTCACCCTGCTGGTCCGAGCTCCCTGCGTTCGTCCCATATTTATAGCAGGACTCTCCATCCATGTAAATCTGAAAAAGCTGCTTAGATCTTGCCATTTCATCCGCCTCGAACACTTCCTCAGTCAACTTATCCCAGTTGCTCACTACCCTCTATGCAAACTATTGGTCAGTCACTTGTCAttcattttctccccattttaacCTCAGGCAAGATATCACAGGACAAAGGACCAATGCATTGCGTcttaaccacacacacacacacacacacacacacacacacacacacacacacactcacacacacacacacacacacacacacacacacacacacacacacacacacacacacacacacacacacacacacacacacacacagagttccaTACGGACtccagctttaaaaaaaaactttacttTAGAGGGCAGAGCAAACCAGAAAGAAGACAATTTCTGCGACGTCACCAATAAGTTAGATAACTACATAATAGTTGACCGGCTCCTAAATACCATTCATAACTAATCAATGCCAACATGCCTAAAGGCCGCTTCACCGTCCTGTTGACAAGCGCAGCCACTATATGCGAAAGTGCATGCTAATATCTCTCTATTCTGCAAAACTCGCAATTGCCTTGCCATTCACTTTTTAAGTAATATCCTGTTTAGaatgtccaaaatgcatcacctatATTGTACGATGCcttaataagtgtttctctttaagcatttcaaaactgaacattgTTCCTTCTTTCATGATATTGCAAAGAACAACtgttcctttagctgtccagaccttaaatctagcatccaggtTATTCGGCGTAAAATCACAGTCATATGCACACTATTTAAGAATTACCATATTTCTCTCTAGTTTATATTcgtttatagtagttttccatattttaagagtccatttcatccATAAGTTATCAGTAGTATTTATTTACCTTTCTatgttgttatcagccaaaattgcctgtatggagATGAAAGGTATCTTCCCTTCAATGTATCAGTATTCGGCTCTTACCGGTATTTGCAGATGCGACATTATGTTAATAGGAGGGGTGAAAAATGTAACCGAGGCAAGTACATGTTAGATAgaactatttagaaaagcatataattcggataatggtagtagaatcatttcaagcgtgtTTAAGGgtctgtcaaatcttaaaacacactcgacttcatacattaaaacaaaatgggagaaggaagtagGGATaactatatctgaggaagaatggacaataatatggaggcaTCAATTGAattgtaccaattcacagaaatggagggagtttgggtgGAATGACCTGATAAGATAATTTATTACACCCTCACAGAAAtctcattatgatagtaacctccctgtttgctggagaaattgtggaaatcaaagtgCAAACTATTACCATATTTTCTGAAATATCCCTGTTACCAAAggctattggagtgggatactcaatgccctacaagacatttaTAAATGtgaatacccttagaaagtaagaccatatattttgggtatatacctcaagaatggttgaaaagagataaatatttaatgaatatactgctggtggcttgCAAAAGTACCCTTACCAGGAAATGATTATCACAGCAGAGCCCATCATTAAACACAAGGACGGAAATTTcaaaggacatttacaaaatggagaagataacagcatccgTCAATGATAAATTGAaataatttgattcatactgggaaaaatgctTTAACTACATAACACTGCATagactgattttattctcacagatcaatgattatattctttaaaagaaaAACAGATCACTACCTACTTGTATATAGTTTTCCTTtactttgttctttctttttctttcttttcttttctataAATGTATACCTCAAATAAATACTGTATGGAAATTTATGGCAAACATTAATATATGATTAGACatacagtatctgaaatatactttatggaaatgtttgtatgGTGCTGAATTTCAATTAAAGAAAACCAAATTGCAAAATAATGCAAGATGTCTTAAAATGGATGAAGTGTAATGGAATCGGTTCCATACCTGCCATGTTTGAAAGGTTGAAAATCGTGCACATGTGTTGTTCACAAATGGCCCTTTTCCTCTTTCACATGAAAACATGTCATGAAGCGCATGAGCAAAAGCGTACACCGCTTTATATACATTATAAGAGTTCCCGTCCAAGGTCATGTCGGTATACGCGttgttgatttgatgcaaactcTCACTTCCGCTACACAACGTGAGAGCGCCAAATGAACTGACTGCGTCCGTCAGGTTTTGCAAACTTAGAGTACACTTGAAGGTGGTTTCCCAGAACTCCCTTACCAATGAGTTACCGGGAAATCTAGAAGGATGGACTGTGAGCAGGAAGTCTCTCATCCCTGAAACTTTTACTGCAGGCAGTGCAGTCCCGATTGCTGCGGCAGAGAAGTGCCGCCCTCTATCTACATTTACGAAGTCCGCTGTTATCCAACCCTCACTACCCACCCACTGCACGCCACTGAGGTTTTGTCGTAGAACCTCCTCAAATAAAATGCGCATTTCCCCAAGTGAAGCAAAGGCTACCACAACCTTTGTGGTCGCTTTTTTGATCACTTGCACTATCCTGGTGATCTTCTCTGCCGGGTCCGTTCTGTGAAATGATTCGGAAAAGGCAATGCAAACCCCAAACTCATGAGTAGCTTCTACAAATGCTCTCATCCCCGAATTGCCATAGTCATCGTCGCTGTTAATTGTTCCAATCCAAGTCCATCCAAACCTCTGAATCACATGTGCCAGCGCCTTGGACTGATGCTCGTCACTTGGAATAGTTCGATGAAAAGTCGGATATTCGTTCCTGTCGCTGAGACAGACACACGTTGAAAGGTAACTGACCTGCATTAAATTAGACAGTTAGACTTTAAATTAATGTGTGGGTTTTGACAGTTAAAATATTTCACTTTGCTTTCAGTGGTTACTATTTCATGTACACCTGCTCtctaatgcaaacatctaattagCCAATAATGCGGCAAGAACCTTGTGTACAAAAACATACAGACATAGAATTATGGTAAAGTATAGTACATACACATGCCCTTCGTCCTACCTAGTCCATTCCGAAAGCACTTAAACTGCCTAGTACTGTCGGACTGCACCGTGACAGTAACCCTaccttcccctcccatccatgcacttacCCAAACTTCGCTTAAACGTTCAAATTCCGCTCGAAGTCACCGCTTGTGTTGGCAGTTCATCCACACTCTGACGATActcttgagtaaagaagtttcccctgctgttccctttaaacctttcaacTTCCACCATTAACACGTGACCTCTGATTGAGGTCGCAGCCAACCACAACTGCATATTCTACTCATATTTTTGAGTACCTCTATTCTCTACGTTCGAAGAAATAAGGTCACAACCAAGTAATTCTTTCCTTGAAGCATACCCGGATTCACCcaggtaaattttctctgtactcatcAAACCTTATGTGTACATCTCCACATCTCTGTGTATCTTTACTGCAGGTAAGTGAAGaaaagtgctcacaatactccaaattaggcctcggcaacatcttatacaactcctACATACCATCGCGTATTCcccactcaatactttgatctttgaaggcCAATACGCCAGAAGGTTTCTTTATCAACCTCTCTAACAATGACGCCGCTTTCAACGAATTCCCAAAACCCCTTGTTCTACACACTCTTCAGTACCGTAATGGTCACGATGATTAGAAATGCAACACGTTAcacttctgcattaaattccatccgtcAGTCTTCAGCCCATATATCCACTTTATGCAGATCCAACTGATGGCCTTCCTTGCTACTCACTACCTCCCAGATCTTGGTTTTATCCGCAAATTTGTTGATCGAGTTGTTTACATTTTTATTCAGATCATTGTTACAGATAACAGACAACAGCAGACCCCGCGCAGATCActatggcactccactagtcataggtctcaatgtctaatccaatttactacgtcATCTTGAACGTCGAGCAACTGAACATTCTTGATCTACATCCCATGAGCGACCTTGTGAAATGGTTGACAAATGTTCAGGTAACCAACATCCACAGATTTCTCTTCATACACTTTCCTGGTatcttcctcgaaaaactccatacgattcatcagacatgacctaccacgcacgaa contains these protein-coding regions:
- the LOC132403139 gene encoding extracellular calcium-sensing receptor-like, producing the protein MLQTMIFTIEEINRDEKLLPNITLGYRIHDDCNSPEISTKVVLALVNGQEETYVNQLCDGPLNIPGIVGGAGSSVSMAIAKTAGPFRIPLVSYLSTCVCLSDRNEYPTFHRTIPSDEHQSKALAHVIQRFGWTWIGTINSDDDYGNSGMRAFVEATHEFGVCIAFSESFHRTDPAEKITRIVQVIKKATTKVVVAFASLGEMRILFEEVLRQNLSGVQWVGSEGWITADFVNVDRGRHFSAAAIGTALPAVKVSGMRDFLLTVHPSRFPGNSLVREFWETTFKCTLSLQNLTDAVSSFGALTLCSGSESLHQINNAYTDMTLDGNSYNVYKAVYAFAHALHDMFSCERGKGPFVNNTCARFSTFQTWQLLYYMKSISFTTQVGEKVHFDEEGNPTAAYDIVNWQMNSDGSLEVRKVGYYNGSAPPGEELELNPRHIVWSGGKREIPRAVCSESCSPGTRKAARKGQPICCFDCASCADGEISNTSDSTECIKCPPMFWSNERKDQCIPKNIEYLSFNEILGMVLTIISLVGVCISGLTAGIFFRHRDTPLVKANNSELSFLLLFALSCCFLCSVTFIGKPSVWSCVLRRTAFGVSFVLCISCVLVKTILVLTAFKANHPSNNWMKWFGPRQQRISVFVLAAVQCLICVLWLLIEPPFPVINIKYYRETIILECDTGSSAAFYSASGYIALLSCISFVLAFLARKLPDNFNEAKCITFSMLIFCAVWVTFIPASVSSPGKYTVAVEVFAILASSFGLLFCIFAPKCYIIVIFPEKNTKKYIMGKVGRAECLKDIHQYVLWFDNAFMIATIDSEFNDAFTCSWK